The window CGCGTCGCCTTGGGCAGCGCGCAAAGTGTTTATGCCAAAAGCATTCCTGGCTTCGAGCCCGACATGACCGTCATGGGCAAAGTGATTGGCGGCGGCATGCCTTTGGCTGCCTTCGGTGGCAAGCGCGCCGTCATGGAGCAACTGGCACCTTTGGGCCCTGTGTACCAAGCGGGTACTTTGAGCGGCAATCCTGTGGCCACCGCGTGCGGCTTGGCCACCTTGGCCGAAATCAGCAAGCCTGGTTTCTTTGATGCGCTGAGTGCTCGCACACGTTCATTGGTGGATGGCCTGTCGGCTGCAGCAGCGGCAGAAGGTGTTCCCTTTGCAGGCGACTGCGAAGGCGGCATGTTTGGATTCTTCTTGCTGCCCACCTTGCCCAGCAACTACCCCCAAGTGATGAAGACCGATGGCAGCAAGTTCAACACCTTGTTCCACGGCTTGCTAGACCGCGGCGTGTACATTGCGCCAGCGCTTTACGAAGCTGGCTTTGTGAGCGGTGCACACACTGCGCAGGACATTGCCGACACAGTGAGCGCAGCGCGCGAGATCTTCAAGACGCTCGCCTAAGTTTCGAGCTTAGGCGTCGGTTTTATGACTCGCGGGTAATGCCCGTTTCCTTGACGATCTTGGTCATCAGCTCACGGTCGGCAAGGAACACTTTGTTGAAGGCGTCTAGGTTCCACTGAGGCGAATCCATGCCCAATGCCAGCAAACGCTCTTTGACATCTTTGTTGCCAATGATTTTGTTGACGGCAGCATTGATCTTTTCTTGAATGGCTACGGGCGTGGCTGCAGGCGCCAGCAAACCAAACCACGATTCAAAGTGGAAACCTGCCAAACCCGATTCCGCCAGGGTGGGAATGTTGGGCAACAAAGCTGAGCGTTTTTTGGACGTGATGCCAATCACGCGAAGGCGCGTGTCTTGCAAATAAACACCCACACCTGCCGTAGGCACAATGACTGCGTTGCCGCGCCCACCTGACACATCCGTCACGGCCTCAGCGGTTCCTTTGTAAGGCACGTGCACCATGTCGATGTCGGCCGTCTTGGCAAAGTAGGCCATGGCCAAGTGCGTAGAGCTGCCCACACCTGCAGAGTTGTAATTGAGCACACCCGGTTTGCTCTTGGCATATTGAATGAACTCACCCGCAGTTTTCACAGGCACGCTGGCGTTGACCATCAGGATGTAGCTCTGATTGCCAATGTTGGCCACCGGCGCAAATTCTTTCACAGGTTCGTAAAACGGACGTGCGCCCATGGCCGCTGTCACAAAGTGACTGGAGGCTGCCATGAGCAAAGTTTTGCCATCCGGTGCCGCTTTGGAAACAAAGGCGGTGCCAATGGCGCCGCCTGCACCGGGCTTGCTTTCGATGATCCAATTTTGGCCAGTCTCTTGTGACAACTCTTGCTGAATGGCACGGGCTGGCATTTCACGTGCACCGCCGGGTGCAAACGGCACGATGATGCGCGACACACCACCCGATTGCGCAAAGGCTTTGCCCAATCCAGCTGACAACAAGGCTGCCAACATGAGTTGGCGACGACCTAAAAAGTTTTCTTTGAATTGCATCATTTTCCTAACAGGTCACGGGTTTCATCAAACAATTCGTCCACCGAATAAGGTCTGGGAATCAAACCTTGTTGGTAGGTGTAGCGAATCAACACCTCAAGGGCTTTTCGGTTGGGCTCAATGCCAAACGGCGTGAGGTCCATCTCGCCCTTGACAGCGTGCACGCTGCGGCGAGGGTTCTCGTCTTTGGCCATGGCTTTGCTTTGAGCCAGAACTTGATACACCTCTTGGATCACATCAGGGCGGTCTTTGCACAGGTCCATGTCGATGGCCATCATGTGATTGATGGGCAACATTTGCAAACGACGACTCCAAGCTTGCGCGGCATCGTGCGGATCAGGGAGCACCGGCTGCAATCGTGGATCGTCTGGCAAGTCGCTGCCAATGATGGCCGCATCGAGTTCGCCCGACAACAGCATGTCGACCATCTTGCTGCCTTCTGGCGCACGCTCAAAACCCTTGGGGTCTGGAAACTCGGCCAAGTGGCCATGCTCAAACGTCACCCATTGCACTTTGGGCAAGTCCACACCGTAGTCGTTGGCCAACACACCGCGCACCCACGTGACAGTGGTTTGGGCATGCGCACGAATGCCCACGCGTTTGCCATTGAGTTGGGCCACCGTTACTTTGCCGCGCTCAGCGTTGTACACCAAGCAGTGGTGTTGGAAGCGGCCTTCGCCCACCACCGCAGGCAACAGTGCCAAGGGTTTGCCGTAGGCTTTGGCTTGCAAGTAAGTCACCAGGGCCAATTCTGCGACGTCAAATTCCAGTTCGCGTACCACGCGTTTGAACGCACGGTTGGGCGTTTTGACGGGGTCAAATTCAAAATCAAACAGCTTGGGCCGCAACACGCCGTTTTTCAAAGCCATGGTGTTGGGGTAATCGCCCAACAGGGTTTTGAGTTTGAGTTTTTCGGGTTTTAAATGAAAAGACATACTGCTTAGCCCTTGTTCAGATCTGGGTACAAGGCATGCGCCGTACCGGAGTAAATCCAGCGTTGGTCTTCCAAGGTCAATGACGCTGTGGCCTCGAGGGCTTCTTGCAAATGCTTTGTCAAACCACCGGCAGACGCTGGGAAGTTAGAGCCCCATGCGATGCGCTTGGCACCAAAGGCGCTGACCACTGCTTTGCAGAAGGAGGCCTGTGTGGCTTTGCCTTCTTTGGATTCACGCACATTGTGGGTGGTGAATTTGAAATTCAAATTCTCGTACTTGGCCAGTGCAAACAAGCTGGCAGCTTGCGCGTATGGCGCCCCCTCTTCCAACACAGGGCGGGCGAAGTGGTCTAGCAAGACGATGGCTTTGGGGAACTGCTTCAGGAGAGTTTCGAGTTGAGGCAATCCATCGGCTCGCAGTTGCACGCACATGGGAATCTTGTGCTGGGAGATGTACTC is drawn from Limnohabitans sp. 103DPR2 and contains these coding sequences:
- a CDS encoding tripartite tricarboxylate transporter substrate binding protein, producing the protein MMQFKENFLGRRQLMLAALLSAGLGKAFAQSGGVSRIIVPFAPGGAREMPARAIQQELSQETGQNWIIESKPGAGGAIGTAFVSKAAPDGKTLLMAASSHFVTAAMGARPFYEPVKEFAPVANIGNQSYILMVNASVPVKTAGEFIQYAKSKPGVLNYNSAGVGSSTHLAMAYFAKTADIDMVHVPYKGTAEAVTDVSGGRGNAVIVPTAGVGVYLQDTRLRVIGITSKKRSALLPNIPTLAESGLAGFHFESWFGLLAPAATPVAIQEKINAAVNKIIGNKDVKERLLALGMDSPQWNLDAFNKVFLADRELMTKIVKETGITRES
- a CDS encoding amidohydrolase family protein; this encodes MTASTSSPLTSISLGVPVVDSHSHVIADDPVRYPLAPMGGKQSDWSKERPVNGAGMAQAMKEAGVAKSILVQASTCYGHDNSYTLDCVKANPSQFVGVYSVDTLQADAVAQVKRWKDEGLSGTRVFIAGHTAADHSVRLDDPRSFPVWEYISQHKIPMCVQLRADGLPQLETLLKQFPKAIVLLDHFARPVLEEGAPYAQAASLFALAKYENLNFKFTTHNVRESKEGKATQASFCKAVVSAFGAKRIAWGSNFPASAGGLTKHLQEALEATASLTLEDQRWIYSGTAHALYPDLNKG